The proteins below come from a single Deltaproteobacteria bacterium genomic window:
- a CDS encoding zinc-ribbon domain-containing protein encodes MIVECPDCKTTYRFDEKLITGEGVWVRCSRCGRVFFLEPPTPAVEEISLDDIRAELSENNIHAGSEDIEDLARLLEEVGIGDDSGGSVVDETEEMHPETVVPVAEEKVAQPVVFRRDQRSGRRVGFVLSLIAGVLLVLVLMGGVSLWLLPDLREDVLSRVRLPSYLSSLLMPQKGTASVADALVNIDFTDIRERYVQNWIIGTILVVEGSAQNNNSGLVSEISVRGKLLDRDGAVLAEEHSYCGNILSEDELTNLTREETFGELMRPEGSTHSNRNIPAGESIPFMLVFPAPAMEVSEIALELAGVEAGD; translated from the coding sequence GTGATCGTTGAGTGTCCTGACTGCAAAACAACCTATCGCTTCGATGAAAAGCTGATCACCGGTGAAGGTGTATGGGTGCGGTGCAGCCGGTGCGGGCGTGTTTTCTTTCTTGAGCCTCCCACGCCGGCGGTGGAGGAGATCTCTCTCGACGACATCCGGGCCGAGTTGAGCGAAAATAATATCCATGCCGGCTCGGAAGATATTGAGGACCTGGCGCGGTTGCTCGAGGAAGTCGGTATCGGTGATGACTCCGGCGGGTCCGTTGTCGATGAAACAGAGGAGATGCATCCCGAAACCGTTGTGCCGGTGGCTGAAGAAAAAGTCGCTCAACCGGTGGTTTTCAGGCGCGATCAAAGATCCGGAAGGAGGGTCGGCTTCGTACTCAGCCTGATCGCCGGTGTTCTGCTGGTCCTCGTACTGATGGGTGGTGTTTCCCTGTGGCTTCTTCCCGATCTGCGGGAGGATGTTCTGAGCCGTGTCCGGCTTCCTTCATACCTCTCATCGCTTTTGATGCCTCAGAAAGGGACCGCTTCCGTAGCGGATGCCCTGGTGAACATCGATTTTACCGACATCAGGGAGCGGTATGTTCAAAACTGGATCATCGGTACCATCCTGGTCGTCGAGGGATCGGCACAGAACAACAACAGCGGTCTCGTTTCGGAGATCAGCGTGCGGGGGAAACTGCTCGACCGGGACGGGGCTGTACTGGCGGAAGAGCACAGCTACTGCGGGAATATTCTCAGCGAAGATGAACTGACCAACCTCACCCGCGAAGAAACGTTCGGTGAACTGATGCGTCCCGAAGGAAGCACGCACTCGAACAGGAACATCCCCGCCGGCGAGAGCATTCCTTTCATGCTGGTTTTCCCGGCACCGGCCATGGAGGTCAGTGAGATCGCCCTTGAACTTGCAGGGGTCGAGGCGGGAGACTGA
- a CDS encoding potassium channel protein has protein sequence MNLQGSRRETDGGYDGRYPGGQTAGRRRVHKDRPVTQTRKIRYAFVLLLLIIVAGTIGYHLLEGWPILESFYATIVTLGTVGYGDFYPVTIEGRLFAVFLIVTGVGAMAYTFALAMEYFLEGRLEQVLGRGKMERQLKKLSHHHIICGYGKIGRLICRELAREAVDFVVIENDAAVVQEIIKDGYLHILGSATEDKTLLDAGVERAASVVCALPTDAHNLYVILAAKEINPSVFVLSRAEDEASEHRLTKIGADRVMSPYKEGGMRMALAILKPDILDFIELTTSRQSLELRMEELTVCEESPIVGKTLAESALRHEYGIIVVAIKKESGKMIFNPEASYPIEKMDKLIALGQEDDLARFSHVCQI, from the coding sequence TTGAACTTGCAGGGGTCGAGGCGGGAGACTGACGGCGGCTATGACGGCCGTTACCCGGGCGGTCAGACCGCCGGACGCCGCCGGGTTCACAAGGACAGACCTGTGACACAGACCCGGAAAATCAGATATGCCTTTGTTCTGCTCCTCCTGATCATTGTCGCCGGAACGATCGGGTATCATTTGCTCGAGGGATGGCCGATCCTTGAGTCTTTTTATGCCACTATTGTTACCCTGGGAACGGTGGGGTACGGCGATTTCTATCCGGTCACCATAGAGGGACGGCTCTTCGCCGTCTTTCTGATCGTTACCGGCGTGGGGGCCATGGCCTATACGTTTGCCCTGGCGATGGAATATTTTCTGGAAGGCCGCCTGGAGCAGGTTCTTGGGAGGGGAAAGATGGAACGCCAGCTAAAGAAATTGTCCCATCATCATATTATCTGCGGGTATGGGAAGATCGGCCGGCTTATCTGCAGGGAACTCGCCCGCGAGGCGGTCGATTTCGTCGTCATCGAGAACGACGCCGCCGTGGTCCAGGAGATCATCAAAGACGGGTACCTCCATATCCTGGGTAGTGCGACGGAAGACAAGACCCTGTTGGATGCGGGAGTCGAGCGGGCCGCGAGCGTTGTCTGCGCGCTTCCCACCGACGCTCATAATCTTTACGTGATCCTCGCCGCTAAGGAGATCAATCCCTCCGTGTTCGTTCTCTCCCGGGCCGAAGATGAAGCGTCCGAGCATCGATTAACAAAGATCGGCGCCGACCGGGTCATGTCACCTTACAAGGAAGGCGGCATGAGAATGGCCCTGGCCATACTGAAACCTGATATACTCGACTTCATCGAGCTGACCACGAGCCGGCAGAGCCTGGAGCTGCGCATGGAGGAACTGACGGTCTGTGAAGAGTCGCCGATAGTGGGCAAGACCCTCGCTGAATCAGCGCTTCGCCATGAATACGGCATCATCGTCGTTGCCATCAAAAAGGAATCGGGAAAGATGATATTCAACCCGGAGGCATCCTACCCCATTGAAAAAATGGACAAGCTGATCGCTCTCGGCCAGGAAGATGACCTCGCCCGCTTTTCCCACGTCTGTCAGATATAA
- the hpt gene encoding hypoxanthine phosphoribosyltransferase: MKEQRRRILYSREEILERVESLGEEISRRHEGDEIVFICVLKGAFMFLADLVRHVRVPHAIDFVRLASYGCGSESSGTVTVTKDIELPLAGRHVIIVEDIIDSGLTLSSLRERIEAQGPASVEICTLIDKRGRRKMPAPADYVGFVMDDGFIVGYGLDFDEQYRYLPDICVIEDL, encoded by the coding sequence GTGAAGGAACAGAGAAGACGGATACTCTATTCAAGGGAAGAAATTCTAGAGAGGGTCGAATCACTCGGCGAAGAGATCTCCCGGCGCCACGAGGGTGATGAGATCGTGTTCATCTGCGTTCTCAAGGGTGCCTTCATGTTTCTCGCCGATCTGGTAAGACACGTGCGAGTCCCTCACGCGATCGATTTCGTCAGGCTGGCCAGTTACGGGTGCGGTTCAGAAAGTTCCGGGACCGTGACGGTGACGAAGGATATCGAGCTTCCTCTTGCGGGCAGGCACGTCATTATTGTGGAGGATATCATTGATTCCGGATTGACCCTTTCCTCTCTGCGGGAGCGGATCGAGGCCCAGGGCCCCGCTTCAGTAGAGATATGCACTTTGATCGATAAACGGGGCAGACGGAAGATGCCTGCCCCGGCCGATTACGTCGGTTTTGTCATGGATGATGGATTCATCGTCGGCTATGGACTTGATTTTGATGAGCAATACCGGTATCTTCCGGATATCTGTGTTATTGAAGACCTGTAA